From the genome of Pelobacter propionicus DSM 2379, one region includes:
- a CDS encoding type II toxin-antitoxin system death-on-curing family toxin — protein MPIIYLTLDQAIEVHRKTVEVSGGGALGHLELGKLESVLEHIQNDDYYPTFEGKLTHLFFSACKFHCFQDGNKRIAITLCAQMLLLNGYLYCSSSFIREMENISYHVAAGKIGKELLMEIISAIIDGEMDSEPLKLKILEAISNCTSLRN, from the coding sequence ATGCCAATCATCTATCTGACACTCGATCAGGCCATAGAGGTACATCGCAAAACAGTTGAAGTTAGTGGCGGCGGAGCTTTAGGGCATTTGGAACTGGGTAAGTTGGAAAGTGTTTTGGAGCATATCCAAAATGATGACTATTACCCAACATTTGAAGGTAAGCTTACTCACCTGTTTTTCAGTGCCTGCAAGTTTCACTGTTTTCAGGATGGTAACAAAAGGATTGCTATCACTCTTTGCGCTCAAATGCTCTTATTAAATGGATATTTATACTGTTCAAGCTCTTTTATTCGTGAAATGGAAAATATCAGTTACCATGTTGCAGCTGGTAAAATAGGCAAAGAATTGTTGATGGAGATTATTTCGGCAATAATTGATGGTGAAATGGATTCAGAACCACTTAAACTCAAAATATTAGAAGCAATCTCAAATTGCACAAGTCTTAGAAACTGA
- the rmuC gene encoding DNA recombination protein RmuC produces the protein MTTILLFIVLALLAAIVILQILLLKKSSRNDVSSLVPRIDSFSLALDRTERAVREEAARSRDEAGKAAKEQRQELAEAFKSFGGTLMQRTVEAASLQKMQLDTFSNQLSTFSQASGERLDGIRSESATGAKQLREEVIATLKGITESTTTTMGEMANQQKSQLDSMSLAIGKLSESNEKKLEELRTAMEGKLQSMQADNAKQLELMRQTVDEKLQGTLEKRLGESFRQVSERLELVHKGLGEMQVLASGVGDLKKVLSNVKTRGTWGEVQLGALLEQVLTPDQYVANLSTKGGGERVEFAIRLPGQGNDRDEAVWLPIDAKFPVEDYQRLVEAQERGDLDGVEAAGKLLEMRVKACAGDICSKYLNPPRTTDFAILFLPVEGLFAEVIRRTGLTEFIQRECRVVIAGPTTLWSILSSLQMGFRTLAIQKRSSEVWNLLAAVKTEWTKYGDVLESVQKKLHQASETIEKAKTRSRAVGRKLRDVQELPVSEANAILPHSLLADEDAGGGDVGTVG, from the coding sequence GTGACCACTATTCTTCTATTCATCGTATTGGCGTTGCTGGCGGCCATCGTCATTCTCCAGATCCTTCTCCTCAAAAAGTCATCCCGGAATGATGTCTCCTCCCTTGTTCCCCGTATTGATTCTTTCTCGCTGGCTTTGGACAGGACGGAACGCGCTGTGAGGGAAGAAGCCGCCCGGAGCAGGGATGAGGCCGGGAAGGCGGCGAAAGAGCAGCGCCAGGAGCTTGCGGAGGCCTTCAAGAGCTTCGGCGGAACCCTCATGCAACGGACAGTTGAGGCCGCCAGTTTGCAGAAGATGCAGCTTGATACCTTTTCCAATCAACTCTCCACGTTTTCCCAGGCCAGCGGTGAAAGGCTCGATGGTATCCGGAGCGAATCCGCTACGGGTGCCAAACAGTTGAGAGAAGAGGTCATCGCTACGTTGAAAGGGATAACAGAATCCACTACGACCACGATGGGCGAGATGGCAAACCAGCAAAAGTCGCAACTGGATTCCATGTCTCTGGCCATCGGCAAGCTTTCCGAGTCCAACGAGAAGAAACTGGAAGAGTTGCGGACCGCGATGGAAGGCAAGCTGCAGAGCATGCAGGCCGATAACGCAAAGCAGCTGGAACTGATGCGCCAGACCGTTGACGAGAAGCTCCAGGGCACGCTGGAAAAGCGTCTGGGGGAATCGTTCAGGCAGGTGAGCGAGCGGCTGGAACTGGTCCACAAGGGGCTGGGCGAAATGCAGGTTCTGGCCTCGGGCGTCGGCGACCTGAAGAAGGTGCTCTCAAACGTGAAAACCCGCGGGACATGGGGGGAGGTGCAGCTGGGCGCGCTCCTGGAGCAGGTTCTGACTCCCGATCAGTATGTCGCCAACCTGTCGACCAAAGGGGGTGGCGAGCGGGTGGAGTTCGCCATCAGGCTTCCCGGGCAGGGCAACGACCGGGATGAGGCCGTGTGGCTTCCCATAGACGCCAAGTTCCCGGTGGAGGATTACCAGCGGCTTGTTGAGGCTCAGGAGCGGGGCGACCTGGATGGGGTCGAGGCGGCGGGAAAACTGCTGGAAATGCGGGTCAAGGCTTGCGCTGGCGATATCTGCTCCAAATATCTGAATCCGCCCAGGACCACCGATTTCGCCATTCTCTTTCTGCCGGTGGAGGGGCTGTTCGCCGAGGTGATTCGAAGAACCGGTTTGACGGAGTTCATACAGCGCGAGTGTCGAGTCGTCATCGCCGGGCCGACCACGCTCTGGTCCATTCTGAGCAGTCTCCAGATGGGCTTCCGCACCCTGGCCATCCAGAAGCGCTCCAGCGAGGTCTGGAACCTCCTGGCCGCGGTGAAGACCGAGTGGACCAAATACGGTGATGTGCTGGAGTCGGTGCAGAAGAAGCTCCATCAGGCTTCGGAAACCATCGAGAAAGCCAAGACCAGATCGCGGGCCGTCGGGAGAAAACTCAGGGATGTGCAGGAACTCCCGGTCAGCGAGGCGAATGCCATTCTTCCCCACAGCCTCCTGGCGGATGAAGACGCGGGGGGCGGTGATGTGGGGACAGTTGGCTAA
- the ispF gene encoding 2-C-methyl-D-erythritol 2,4-cyclodiphosphate synthase — MRIGHGYDVHKLVEGRKLIMGGVDIPWEKGLLGHSDADVLLHAIADAILGALGEGDIGKHFPDTDPAYKGADSLKLLEHVANLAIAKGYCLGNLDATIIAQRPKMAPHIPAMRENIARVLRSTVDRVNVKATTEEGLSFTGRGEGISAHAVVLMIGKG; from the coding sequence ATGCGCATCGGACACGGCTACGACGTCCACAAACTGGTTGAGGGGAGAAAGCTGATCATGGGGGGGGTGGATATCCCCTGGGAGAAGGGACTGTTGGGGCATTCCGACGCCGACGTGTTGCTGCACGCCATTGCCGACGCCATCCTGGGCGCCCTGGGCGAGGGGGATATCGGCAAGCATTTCCCCGACACCGATCCGGCATACAAGGGGGCCGACAGCCTGAAGCTTCTGGAGCATGTGGCTAATCTGGCGATCGCGAAGGGGTACTGCCTGGGCAACCTGGACGCCACCATCATCGCCCAGCGTCCCAAGATGGCGCCTCACATCCCTGCCATGCGGGAGAACATCGCCCGGGTGCTGAGGAGCACGGTGGATCGGGTCAATGTCAAGGCCACCACCGAGGAGGGCTTGAGCTTCACCGGCAGGGGGGAAGGGATCTCGGCCCATGCCGTGGTGCTGATGATCGGTAAGGGGTGA
- a CDS encoding DnaJ C-terminal domain-containing protein has protein sequence MSQTDYYKTLGVDKKATPDEIKKAFRKLAVKYHPDRNQGDKSAEEKFKEINEAYAVLSDPQKKEQYDTYGSSGFHKQYSQEDIFRNFDFGGTFRDMGMGGGEDIFSRLFGGGGFGGGRRGARGGFRPGPQRGSDLEMETDVSFRDAVQGAEKVIAFRRNGVREELKVKIPAGVDNGSRIRISGKGSPGDGGGPSGDLFLIIRTLPDPVFTRDGGDLFVERSIAFSAACLGVSLDVPTLEGDKRIKVPAGIQPGTKIRLKGCGVKTLSSNTKGDLYVKIGLHVPERLNSDQKKLVEELAQKGL, from the coding sequence ATGTCACAGACCGATTACTACAAGACCCTCGGAGTCGACAAGAAGGCCACCCCCGACGAGATCAAGAAGGCTTTCCGCAAGCTGGCGGTCAAGTACCACCCGGACCGCAACCAGGGCGACAAGTCCGCCGAGGAGAAGTTCAAGGAGATCAACGAGGCCTACGCTGTGCTCTCCGACCCACAGAAGAAGGAACAGTACGATACCTACGGCTCCAGCGGCTTCCACAAGCAGTACAGCCAGGAGGACATCTTCCGCAACTTCGACTTTGGCGGAACCTTCCGCGACATGGGCATGGGGGGGGGCGAGGACATCTTCTCGCGCCTGTTCGGCGGCGGTGGTTTCGGTGGAGGCAGGAGGGGAGCCCGGGGAGGCTTCCGGCCCGGCCCCCAGCGGGGCAGCGATCTGGAGATGGAGACCGATGTCAGCTTCCGCGATGCGGTCCAGGGGGCCGAGAAGGTGATCGCCTTCCGCCGCAACGGCGTCCGCGAGGAACTGAAGGTCAAAATCCCGGCCGGGGTGGACAACGGCAGCAGGATCCGCATCAGCGGTAAGGGGAGCCCGGGTGACGGGGGTGGTCCGTCGGGCGACCTGTTTCTGATCATCCGTACCCTGCCTGACCCGGTATTCACCCGCGACGGCGGCGACCTGTTCGTGGAGCGCTCGATCGCCTTCAGCGCCGCCTGCCTGGGGGTATCCCTGGATGTGCCGACCCTGGAGGGGGACAAGCGCATCAAGGTACCGGCCGGCATTCAGCCCGGAACCAAAATCCGGCTGAAGGGGTGCGGCGTCAAGACCCTCTCGTCCAACACCAAAGGGGACCTGTACGTGAAGATCGGCCTGCATGTGCCGGAACGGCTGAACAGCGACCAGAAGAAGCTGGTGGAGGAACTGGCCCAGAAGGGGCTGTAG
- the hemG gene encoding protoporphyrinogen oxidase produces the protein MKRAIIVGGGISGLATAWLLREKALACGIQLELVLLEKDQRPGGKIRSIHEGGYVCEWGPNGFLDSKPQTLELCDAVGVSSDLLRSNDNARKRFIYSDGELHRLPEGGGTFLKSRLISWPGKLRLALEPTPFIARTPAGVDESLADFARRRLGGEALDKLISPMVSGIFAGDPETMSLVSCFPRIAQLEREYGGLIRAMVRLARQKKRERAAGKAVSSAAGPGGVLTSFRPGIQYLTDSLAASLGGIVMADREVSWVRRGKSAAWRVGCRDGGEYDADLVIVASPAHAASAILHDCDAGIASILESIPYASMTVVCLGYERELVSHPLDGFGYLIPKKEGRSILGTLWDSSMFENRAPTGKVLLRSMVGGACFPDYVHMGDDELLGRVRGDMKDVMGIVAEPSFIRIFRHPQAIPQYTVGHGERLKHLEERLACHPGLILTGNSYRGIGLNDCVAAAQRASDQALELLR, from the coding sequence ATGAAGAGAGCGATCATCGTCGGTGGCGGCATATCCGGCCTGGCAACGGCCTGGCTGCTGCGGGAGAAAGCGCTGGCGTGCGGCATACAACTGGAGCTTGTGCTGCTGGAAAAGGATCAGCGGCCAGGGGGGAAGATCCGCAGCATCCACGAGGGTGGATACGTCTGCGAGTGGGGCCCCAACGGCTTTCTGGACAGCAAGCCCCAGACCCTGGAACTGTGCGACGCCGTAGGCGTCAGCAGCGATCTGCTGCGCAGCAACGACAATGCCCGCAAGCGCTTCATCTATTCCGACGGAGAGCTGCACCGCCTTCCCGAGGGTGGGGGTACGTTCCTCAAGAGCCGCCTTATTTCCTGGCCCGGCAAGCTGCGCCTGGCCCTGGAGCCGACCCCCTTCATTGCCCGTACCCCTGCGGGGGTTGACGAGTCCCTGGCTGATTTCGCCCGCCGCCGCCTGGGAGGGGAAGCCTTGGACAAACTGATCTCACCCATGGTCTCGGGTATCTTTGCCGGCGACCCGGAGACCATGTCGCTGGTCTCCTGTTTCCCCCGCATCGCCCAGCTGGAGCGGGAGTACGGCGGCCTGATCAGGGCCATGGTCAGGCTGGCCAGACAGAAGAAGCGGGAACGGGCCGCCGGGAAGGCGGTCTCCTCTGCTGCCGGACCGGGAGGGGTGCTGACCTCCTTCCGTCCGGGTATCCAGTATCTCACCGACAGTCTGGCGGCCTCCCTGGGGGGGATCGTCATGGCGGACCGGGAGGTGAGCTGGGTCAGGCGGGGGAAGAGCGCGGCCTGGAGAGTCGGTTGCCGTGACGGCGGCGAGTATGACGCCGATCTGGTGATCGTTGCCTCGCCGGCCCATGCGGCCAGCGCCATACTCCATGACTGTGACGCAGGGATCGCTTCGATCTTGGAGAGCATCCCCTATGCCAGCATGACGGTGGTCTGCCTCGGCTATGAGCGGGAGCTGGTCAGCCACCCCCTGGACGGTTTCGGCTACCTGATCCCCAAAAAAGAGGGGCGCAGCATCCTGGGAACGCTCTGGGACTCCAGCATGTTCGAGAACCGGGCGCCGACGGGAAAGGTGCTCTTGCGCAGCATGGTGGGTGGGGCCTGTTTTCCCGACTATGTGCACATGGGTGACGACGAACTGCTTGGCCGGGTCAGGGGGGATATGAAAGATGTCATGGGTATCGTCGCGGAGCCCTCTTTCATCCGGATCTTTCGCCATCCCCAAGCCATCCCCCAGTACACCGTCGGTCACGGGGAGAGGCTTAAGCACCTGGAGGAGCGGCTGGCTTGTCATCCCGGCCTGATCCTGACCGGCAACTCCTATCGCGGCATCGGCCTGAACGACTGCGTGGCTGCGGCCCAGAGGGCGTCGGATCAGGCCCTGGAACTGCTTCGCTGA
- a CDS encoding M48 family metallopeptidase yields the protein MAGNGERRHDAMPAMEIIHQGVTISFHYCRSRRRSLGMTVRRDKSVWVRVPLATPLDEIRAFVGRKADWIQMVWQRLESCLPQSGQSFQSGAIFPYQGREYLLRVERGAGEAVSLRGHELVVCSSQGDDHGQLAGVIDAWYRGRAVELFGERARECHRRMEAEAFPLPPIVIRSMKSRWGSYSYRTGRICLNLNLIKAPLPCLDYVIIHELCHIRVPNHGPHFWKLVSRYAPDHAELRRQLRQCGAL from the coding sequence ATGGCGGGGAACGGGGAACGCCGGCATGATGCCATGCCAGCCATGGAGATTATTCATCAGGGGGTGACGATCAGCTTCCACTACTGCCGGTCGCGGCGCAGAAGTCTGGGCATGACCGTGAGAAGGGACAAGTCGGTGTGGGTCAGGGTTCCCCTGGCTACTCCCCTGGATGAGATCAGGGCTTTCGTGGGCCGTAAGGCGGACTGGATCCAGATGGTCTGGCAGCGCCTGGAGAGCTGCCTACCGCAAAGCGGACAGAGTTTCCAGAGCGGCGCGATCTTTCCCTATCAGGGGAGGGAGTACCTGTTGCGCGTGGAGCGGGGGGCGGGCGAGGCTGTTTCGCTCCGTGGTCATGAACTGGTGGTGTGCAGCAGCCAGGGGGATGATCATGGACAACTGGCCGGTGTGATCGATGCCTGGTACCGCGGGCGGGCCGTGGAACTCTTCGGGGAGCGGGCCAGGGAATGCCACCGCAGAATGGAGGCGGAAGCTTTTCCGCTTCCTCCCATCGTGATCAGAAGCATGAAGAGCCGCTGGGGGAGCTATTCCTACCGCACCGGCCGCATCTGCCTCAACCTGAACCTGATCAAGGCGCCGCTCCCCTGTCTCGATTATGTGATCATCCACGAACTCTGCCACATCAGGGTACCGAACCACGGGCCGCACTTCTGGAAGTTGGTCAGCCGCTACGCCCCGGATCACGCCGAGTTGCGGCGGCAACTGAGACAGTGCGGGGCGCTCTGA
- a CDS encoding beta-ketoacyl-ACP synthase III, whose amino-acid sequence MIHSQIIGSGGYSPEQVISNDYFEPLVENADEWIFSRTGIRERRFAREDQATSDLATIAARNALESAGISADEIDCIVLGTSTPDMSLPATACIVQNNIGAKNAFVFDINAVCSSFVFAMETADNFIRSGKYKTVMAIGADTYSRILDFQDKNTCTLFGDGAGAAILRASDTPDRGILSTYMRSDGSGWELIQVPSSGSRKPINAETIANRENTFKMAGKQVYVFATSVIPEIITELCRRAGVEPSDLTHIIPHQANIRMIDFIAKKFDYPKERFLLNLDRCGNTSSASVALVLAENMNNGTIKPGDLVLTMAFGGGLSWGGLLIRF is encoded by the coding sequence ATGATTCATTCTCAGATAATTGGCAGTGGCGGTTATTCGCCGGAACAGGTGATTTCCAACGACTATTTTGAACCGTTGGTGGAGAACGCCGACGAGTGGATCTTCAGCCGTACCGGAATACGGGAGCGGCGTTTTGCCCGCGAAGATCAGGCCACGTCCGACCTGGCGACCATCGCCGCCCGGAACGCCCTTGAGTCCGCCGGAATTTCGGCCGACGAGATCGACTGCATCGTGTTGGGTACATCCACGCCGGACATGAGTCTCCCTGCCACGGCCTGCATCGTCCAGAACAACATCGGCGCCAAAAACGCCTTTGTCTTCGACATCAACGCGGTCTGCAGCAGCTTCGTCTTTGCCATGGAAACCGCCGACAACTTCATCCGCAGCGGCAAGTACAAGACCGTGATGGCCATCGGCGCCGATACCTATTCCCGTATCCTGGACTTCCAGGACAAGAACACCTGCACGCTCTTCGGCGACGGCGCCGGCGCCGCCATCCTGCGGGCCAGCGACACCCCGGACCGGGGTATCCTCAGCACCTACATGCGCAGCGACGGCTCCGGCTGGGAGCTGATCCAGGTCCCCTCCTCCGGGTCGCGCAAGCCGATCAACGCCGAGACCATCGCCAACCGGGAGAACACCTTCAAGATGGCCGGTAAGCAGGTCTATGTCTTCGCCACCAGCGTGATCCCCGAGATCATCACCGAACTGTGCAGGAGGGCCGGCGTGGAACCGTCCGACCTGACCCACATCATCCCCCACCAGGCCAACATCCGCATGATCGACTTCATCGCCAAGAAGTTCGACTACCCCAAGGAACGCTTTCTGCTCAACCTTGATCGCTGCGGCAATACCTCCTCCGCTTCCGTTGCCCTGGTCCTGGCGGAAAACATGAACAACGGCACCATTAAGCCGGGCGACCTGGTGCTTACCATGGCCTTCGGTGGCGGGCTCTCCTGGGGCGGGCTTTTGATCAGGTTCTGA
- a CDS encoding inositol monophosphatase family protein translates to MNTWNDHLQVAIEAARLAGSYQRHRFTSPLSIELKGDKDLVTEVDRESERLIVQQLLNRFPDHSILAEEGSCPHSESPHCWIIDPLDGTTNFAHGFPWFCVSIALEADGELVAGVILNPIHDELFTATRGGGAFLNGRRLRVSERSPLKDTLLGTGFPYDCASDPVNNFDNFMAFQRAARGIRRAGAAALDLASVAAGRLDGFWELKLKPWDVAAGVLLVREAGGMVSGFDGSEYSIFHNRILASNGLIHGEMATMLERVASEEAA, encoded by the coding sequence ATGAATACCTGGAATGACCATCTGCAGGTAGCCATCGAGGCTGCCCGCCTGGCTGGCAGCTATCAGCGCCACCGTTTCACGTCGCCGCTCAGCATAGAGCTGAAGGGGGACAAGGACCTGGTGACCGAGGTGGACCGGGAGTCCGAACGCCTGATCGTCCAACAACTGCTGAACCGCTTCCCCGATCACTCCATACTGGCCGAAGAGGGCAGCTGCCCCCACAGTGAATCCCCCCACTGCTGGATCATCGACCCCTTGGACGGCACCACCAATTTCGCCCACGGCTTTCCCTGGTTCTGCGTTTCCATCGCCCTGGAGGCGGATGGAGAGCTTGTGGCGGGCGTGATCCTCAACCCGATCCACGACGAACTGTTTACCGCCACCAGGGGCGGGGGCGCCTTCCTGAACGGCCGCCGCCTGCGCGTTTCAGAACGTTCCCCCCTGAAAGACACCCTGCTGGGCACCGGTTTTCCCTATGACTGCGCCAGCGACCCGGTTAACAACTTCGACAATTTCATGGCCTTTCAAAGGGCTGCGCGGGGAATCCGCAGGGCGGGAGCGGCGGCCCTGGACCTTGCGAGCGTTGCAGCCGGTCGCCTGGACGGTTTCTGGGAACTGAAGCTCAAACCCTGGGACGTTGCCGCCGGCGTGCTGTTGGTGCGCGAGGCGGGGGGCATGGTCAGCGGCTTCGACGGATCGGAGTACTCAATCTTCCATAACCGGATCCTGGCCAGCAACGGCCTGATCCATGGAGAAATGGCGACCATGCTGGAGCGGGTTGCCAGTGAGGAGGCGGCATGA
- a CDS encoding IS1182 family transposase, which yields MKSKFIEVDRETPYLLPPSLQDWLPEKHLARFVVEIVEQLDLRSLKATYAGRGSQPYNPEMLVALLFYGYATGVFSSRKLERSTYDSVAFRFIAANSHPDHDTIATFRRRFLPQLNKLFAQILLIAHQMEVLKLGNVSLDGSKIKANASKHKALSYEHACKLEEQIKAEVGELLKKAEAADRADIPDGMNIPEELERREKRLSAIAAAKVEIEKRAAERHAREQAAYEKKVAERAKKEQATGKKAKGKEPKPPKSGPTAKDQVNLTDEESRIMPTSGGGFEQTYNAQAGVDTASKLIVSAHVTQNPNDKQELTPTLENLAALPEKLGKATDLVADSGYFSETNVTACEENGITPYIAVDRQSHNVPLMERFAEPPPLPEDADSVARMKHRLKTPSGKAIYAQRKVTSEPVFGIIKAVMGFRSFLLRGFEAVKGEWNLVCMAYNIKRLHVLAG from the coding sequence ATGAAATCAAAGTTTATTGAAGTTGACCGGGAAACACCCTATCTGCTCCCGCCATCGCTGCAGGATTGGCTACCAGAAAAGCACTTGGCCCGGTTTGTGGTCGAAATTGTCGAACAGCTCGACCTGCGCTCTTTGAAAGCTACCTATGCCGGCCGAGGCTCGCAGCCCTATAACCCTGAGATGCTGGTAGCATTGTTGTTTTACGGTTATGCGACAGGCGTATTCTCCAGCCGGAAGCTTGAGCGCAGCACCTACGACTCCGTGGCATTCCGGTTCATAGCGGCAAACAGTCATCCTGACCACGATACCATTGCCACCTTCCGCCGGCGTTTTCTGCCGCAACTGAACAAGCTGTTTGCCCAGATTCTGCTGATCGCTCATCAGATGGAGGTGCTGAAACTGGGCAACGTTAGTTTGGATGGCAGCAAAATCAAGGCGAACGCCTCCAAGCACAAGGCGCTGAGCTATGAGCATGCCTGCAAGCTTGAAGAGCAGATCAAGGCTGAGGTTGGCGAACTGCTCAAAAAGGCCGAGGCAGCGGACCGTGCCGATATTCCGGACGGCATGAACATCCCCGAAGAACTGGAACGTCGGGAAAAGCGTCTTTCCGCCATTGCCGCAGCCAAGGTCGAGATCGAAAAACGAGCCGCTGAGCGCCATGCTCGTGAACAGGCCGCTTATGAGAAGAAAGTCGCCGAACGGGCCAAGAAGGAGCAGGCAACGGGCAAGAAGGCCAAGGGGAAAGAGCCGAAACCGCCCAAATCCGGCCCCACTGCCAAAGATCAGGTCAATCTGACCGATGAAGAGTCGCGGATCATGCCGACCTCCGGTGGCGGATTCGAGCAGACTTACAACGCCCAGGCCGGTGTGGATACAGCATCAAAGCTCATCGTTTCGGCCCATGTTACCCAGAATCCCAATGACAAACAGGAGCTGACACCGACCCTGGAGAACCTGGCGGCGCTGCCTGAGAAGCTTGGCAAGGCAACCGATCTGGTAGCTGACAGTGGCTACTTCAGCGAAACCAATGTAACTGCCTGTGAGGAGAACGGGATAACTCCCTACATTGCCGTAGACCGGCAGAGTCACAACGTGCCACTGATGGAGCGCTTTGCCGAACCGCCGCCGTTACCCGAAGATGCCGATTCCGTGGCCAGAATGAAGCATCGCCTGAAGACACCTTCCGGCAAGGCGATCTACGCCCAGCGAAAAGTCACCTCGGAACCGGTCTTCGGCATCATCAAGGCGGTCATGGGATTCAGAAGCTTTCTTCTTCGTGGCTTTGAAGCAGTAAAAGGCGAATGGAACCTCGTCTGCATGGCCTACAACATCAAACGGCTGCATGTCTTGGCCGGATAG
- a CDS encoding YggT family protein: MAKIMELANGLLTIYKYILLASVIISWVNADPYNPLVNFIYRATNPLLNRIRRHMPDTGMLDFSPLVAFVLIYVLQIILFDTAVHYLTTISMALKLRG; the protein is encoded by the coding sequence TTGGCAAAGATCATGGAACTGGCCAACGGATTACTGACCATCTACAAGTACATCCTGCTGGCAAGCGTGATCATCTCCTGGGTGAACGCCGACCCCTACAATCCCCTGGTTAATTTCATCTACAGGGCTACCAACCCCCTGCTCAACAGGATCAGACGCCACATGCCCGATACCGGCATGCTCGATTTTTCGCCGCTGGTGGCGTTTGTCCTCATCTATGTGCTTCAGATCATCCTGTTCGACACGGCAGTTCACTACCTGACCACAATCAGCATGGCGCTCAAACTGAGAGGTTGA
- a CDS encoding DivIVA domain-containing protein, translating to MKITPIDIQQQQFKGKLWGGIDPDDVDAFLQSVASEMENLVRENNELKEQQARHNREMQDMAEKEKDLREAMLAAQRVIEEMKASAQKEASLIIGEAELKAEKIVAESERRLGDLKARIEDVSRQKVQFESSLRSLLECHVRMLDGDEPS from the coding sequence ATGAAAATCACTCCGATCGATATTCAGCAACAACAGTTCAAGGGCAAGTTGTGGGGAGGGATCGACCCCGATGACGTGGATGCCTTCCTGCAGAGCGTGGCGTCCGAGATGGAAAACCTGGTCAGGGAGAACAACGAGCTAAAGGAGCAGCAGGCGCGCCACAACCGCGAGATGCAGGACATGGCCGAAAAGGAGAAGGACCTCCGCGAGGCCATGCTGGCTGCCCAGCGGGTGATCGAGGAGATGAAGGCCTCGGCCCAGAAGGAAGCCAGCCTGATCATCGGCGAGGCCGAGCTGAAGGCGGAAAAGATCGTGGCCGAATCGGAGCGCCGCCTGGGGGACCTCAAGGCGCGCATCGAGGATGTGAGCCGCCAGAAGGTCCAGTTCGAATCGAGTCTGAGGAGCCTGTTGGAATGCCATGTCCGCATGCTGGACGGCGATGAACCGTCCTGA
- a CDS encoding DUF167 domain-containing protein: MSACWTAMNRPETSCYSVTAKGVVLNLYIQPRASKNEICGLVDNSLKLRLTSPPVDGAANKLCREFLADLLHVPKSAVEIISGETSRHKRVRIATADSDLISSRIQGLLS; encoded by the coding sequence ATGTCCGCATGCTGGACGGCGATGAACCGTCCTGAGACTTCCTGCTACAGCGTGACGGCGAAGGGGGTCGTCCTCAACCTCTACATCCAGCCGCGGGCATCGAAAAACGAGATCTGCGGCCTGGTGGACAACTCCCTCAAGCTCAGGCTGACCTCGCCGCCGGTGGATGGAGCGGCCAACAAGCTCTGCCGCGAATTTCTGGCCGACCTGCTGCATGTGCCCAAGTCGGCGGTGGAGATCATCTCGGGGGAAACCTCCCGCCATAAGCGTGTGCGCATCGCCACGGCCGACTCCGACCTGATCAGCAGCCGCATCCAGGGACTGCTCTCCTGA
- a CDS encoding FKBP-type peptidyl-prolyl cis-trans isomerase, producing the protein MAQAKIGDTVRVHYTGTLDNGSIFDTSEEREAACGDGCGDRCADHGNDCGDHDCGCGERASGPLEFVIGQGNLLAKFEEAVVGLEPGQGVRVKIVADDAYGQRLEQLVAVVERSEIPDDIHPEVGDRMEVVTQDGSGMPVMVTGVSDTTLTLDANHPLAGMDLTFDIRLVEIVA; encoded by the coding sequence ATGGCTCAGGCAAAGATCGGAGATACCGTCCGGGTACACTACACCGGGACACTGGATAACGGCAGCATATTCGACACATCCGAAGAGCGGGAGGCTGCGTGCGGCGATGGGTGCGGGGACCGTTGCGCCGACCACGGCAATGATTGTGGTGACCACGATTGCGGCTGCGGCGAGCGAGCCTCCGGCCCCCTGGAGTTTGTCATCGGCCAGGGAAACCTGCTGGCCAAGTTCGAAGAGGCGGTTGTCGGGCTCGAGCCGGGGCAGGGCGTCAGGGTTAAAATCGTGGCCGATGATGCCTATGGCCAGCGCTTGGAGCAGTTGGTGGCGGTTGTGGAGCGGAGCGAGATCCCGGACGATATCCATCCGGAAGTGGGTGACCGGATGGAGGTGGTCACTCAGGATGGAAGCGGTATGCCGGTCATGGTGACCGGGGTGAGCGACACGACCCTCACGCTGGATGCCAATCATCCCCTGGCGGGAATGGACCTGACCTTCGACATCAGGCTGGTGGAAATCGTGGCATAA